The segment CGACATCACTGTCGATTCCAATCTTGAGGCGGACATCGATCTATACATCAAGGGACTGCGGTTCAGGGGTGTACTGGGAAGCACAGACCGAACCAGCTTTGTTGTCTATGATGTGACTAAGCAGAAAAAAGTGGTCTCAATCAATGAAGACCAAACAATGATGGCCGCTTCGCTAATCAAGAACTTTATAATGCTTGCTTACTTTCATGAGGTGAAACACAAACGACTTGAGCATACTGCTAAGAATCGCCAACAACTCCGTCAGATGATCCAAAGAAGTGCCAATACATCGACCAACCATTTCATCAGATTGCTCGGTGGTCCGCGCGGCGTGCAGCGAATCCTAAAATGGAACTATCCTTACTTCAATCAGACTCGCATCGTTGAATACATTCCCGCCGGCGGTAGAACTTATCGGAACATGACCTCAGCACGTGATTTGAATAAGTTCTATAATCAGTTGTGGCTTGGGAACCTACCATATTCAAACAAAATGAAATATTATCTGGGACTTCCGAACGGTGATCGTATGCACGATAAAACCTGTATACCGTCAAATGTTCGTGTGTATCATAAAACCGGAACCGTTTACGGTTTGGTCGCCGATAGCGGTATTTTGGCAATCATCGGTCCGCAAGGGAAACAGCGGGCTTACATCTTTACTGGCATAATTGAAGACCAAACCAAAACCAGCAATCGCAATCGTTCCGAAGCTTTTTGGTCATGGGTGAGACGCCGATCCGATACGTTACGGCGCGTATCGGAAGCAGTTTATGAGTACATCTACGAAGTCCATTACGGCGGAAGTTTTGATTGTCGCGCCCATGCAGGTCAACACCTGAAACGTTGATTGTATCGGCTTCCACGATGATACGACACTCACCTATAACGACGTGCTAGTAATAAGCACATCCACACACCCTACCCTTTACGTACAATTACGGCACAGCGGCTATATCACCGGTCTTGAGGAGGATGCGTAAAGCCTCACGTTTGCTGAGTGTGCTTAGCCGGTGGGCGTTGTCCATGATGTAGGCGACAACCTCGTCCGGATTGGTCTTGGCGTATTCGCGCAGCGCCCAACCGGTCGCCTTGCGAAGGAAGAACTCCCGGCGCTCAATGGACGGGGCAATACACGCCCGAAGCAACTCAAAGTCCGTAGCCTCCTTGAATCTCAATTGACAGATAATCGATGTGCGACGTTTCCAGATGTCGGCCGAATGTGCCCATTCAAGCATTCGAGTTTTCATCTTCTCTGGATACTGTTTTAGGAGATTGCCGACAAGCCGGGAGGCGATGGTGTCGACATAGTCCCACCACGCGCCATCGGTGATCATCTCCTCGTAGCAAGGAAGCGCGTCAAGCGTCTGGAAACCACGGTAGGCACGATGCTCCGCGAGCTTGATAGCGGCGTAACGCTCCTCTCGGTAATCCGCATTCCGCCAAATAGTGAAAATGGCATCCAGCCAGCATTGCTGGGCCTCAAGTGGGTGAGCCGTGAAAACTTTTCGACATATCGCTTTTAGTGCCGGTGTTTGGACTCCAAGATACGGCATTTCTGACTTCATGTAAGCCTGCATCCCCGGTGCCTTCTCAGGATTGGCACTTTTTCGTAACGCTTCCTGCAGTGCACGACGAAGCGCGGCAGACCTACAGCATCGGGACTGACCTTCTTGTGCAGACACCGAGTTTTCGGATTTCATCAACCTACCTCCATGACCGCTTGAAAGCGTCCAAGCCTGCGCGAGCCGCCTGTAGAAGCAGGTAGTAATCAGGACCGTAGCCCAAAACAGTGAAACCTTGGGCTTGTCGCCTCTGCAATCCCTCCGGTGTGCTATCTCCGAACCCGATGGCAACATCACCTTTGTGACCAATCTCTAAGGCACGTTCAATAACGGCATCAGTCTCTGGATGCGGCATGTGAAGCGGGTTCAACCCCATCGACAGGCACAGATCCCACATACCGATATATAACACATCGACGCCGGGGATAGCCCCGATCTCCGCCAAGTTTTCCACAGCCTCTTTGGTCTCAATGAGCAAGAAGACAAGTATATTGTCATTCGCCCGGTTGAAATAGTCTTCATTGTCAACCGTGTATTGCGAGGCACGCAACGGTCCCCAGCCCCGTGTGCCTTGCGGTGGGTAGCGGGTGGCATCAACGATAGCCTGTGCCTCATCAGCAGTCTTTACCATCGGCACAAGAATTCCCATACCGCCTATGTCCAACGCCCTTTGGATGAAGACAGGATCGGCAGAGGGGGTGCGGACGATGGGGACGGCTTCGGTCCCGTTGATCGCCATGAGCATGTGCTCAATCTGGGCGGTATCGAGTGCGTTATGTTCCGTTTCGATAACCAACCAATCATACCCAGCATGTGCCAAGAGTTCAGCAAGGTTTGGACTGCCCAACCCCATGAAGCAACCGATAGTCGGTTGACCGGTGAGGATCTTTTCTCGAACCCAATTCGTTCTCATCTNNNNNNNTAATTAAGCGGCGTTCCCGTCTTGCCCAAGTCATAGTGTGTTATATGCCAACGTCCCAAGTTTGCGCTGAGAAATAGATCGAGGTTCTGACCGCAGAAGGCGATATTTGTCGGGGCGGCGAGCGCTGTGCCTTCGTAATCTTCCGCCAGCACGTCGAGCTGTCCGTCCGGCGTTAGCCGGTAGATTCGATCAGGACGGTAGCAGGAGATGTATAGGTTTCCTTCGGTGTCGAACGCCAATCCGTCTGGCACAGTCTCCGGTAGGTGAACCAGCGTTTCAACAGCCCCAGCGCTGCCATCGGCTTTGATTTCGACGCGGTCAACACGCGGTGGATTGAGACTCATGGCAACATAGAGGTATGCACCGGCGGCGTCCAATGCCACGCCGTTAGGGAACTGCGCGAGACTGCGACACCAGACCTCGCCCTTACCACCCGGAGCTACCCGAAAGATGCAACCGTTATCCTCTTTCCATCCGCCGGAGTGGGACACATACAGATTGCCGTGTCGATCGAATACGGGATAGTTAGCTGCTTCGAACGACTGTTCGTCCGTGCCATCGCAGTAGACGCTCACCGTTCCGTCCGGTTCAACCCGTTTAACGCCCCCGCTGCAAACATACAGGCGGTGCTTCGCATCTTGGGCAATGCCTCCCACGAATCCGCCAGTATTGGCAAACTCTTCAAATTCCCGCTGCTCCACGTTGATCCGGTATATCTGACCCAGTTCGCCGCCGGCATACGCAAAGCCATCACAGCCCCAACTGATACATTCAGGGTGATCCAGTCCACCGGTAAATCCGCCAATCAGAACAGAAACCTGTGTTTCCGTATCAAGCAGTGCCATAGTTTATTACCTCCATTGATGAGTCCATAAAGATATTAGTTCATATGAAAAATTAAAGCGCCATACGCTAAGCGCGTGAAACGTAAAACGTGAAAACCATTTGGTTATTGGTTCATTGATACTTGACCTACAGAGATTATAATACCAATTCTGGTAAAGGATAACGCATTGTTGAAGCGTGAAGATGATAGCATTTACTATGATGAATTAGAGAAATAAGTGGACATTTACCAATAACTTCGACCTTCACGAAGCTTCCAAAGTCCCCCTGATAAGGGGGATTATGTAATTCTAAAATCTACCATAAATTGGGAACATCAAAATGTCAATACGTCTGAATGTCTTTTGTAGCACGATCTGTTAGATTGTGATCCAAGCCCCGAATCGTGTGACAAAATTATTCAGAAACGGTATAAAAAAAGACGCTCACGTTAAGAAATCGTGCAATAGAGACCGAGTTTTTCCGAAAAAACTCGGTTTACCTTCGTGTTCCGCTCTTTCCGCAAGGCAGAATCCCGATGTATCGGGACTTGCACATTCTTTTTGCATGAGCCAAAAAAGAAGGTGAAATCCATTTGACATTATATCGGCTTGCGCGGAAATGTCAACGAAAAACATTTGGCAGTAGCGCTTCAGAAAAATCGGTCTATATAGCCTCAATGGATACCTGTATTGGGCTATCCGCCCATCTCTATATTTCGCCGGATATACGCTTGACTTTACGCAGAACAGATGGCAAAATAGATGAGGTGTACTAAATCTATTCCTAATTCAATGAAAAATTAG is part of the Candidatus Poribacteria bacterium genome and harbors:
- a CDS encoding DNA alkylation repair protein, with the translated sequence MKSENSVSAQEGQSRCCRSAALRRALQEALRKSANPEKAPGMQAYMKSEMPYLGVQTPALKAICRKVFTAHPLEAQQCWLDAIFTIWRNADYREERYAAIKLAEHRAYRGFQTLDALPCYEEMITDGAWWDYVDTIASRLVGNLLKQYPEKMKTRMLEWAHSADIWKRRTSIICQLRFKEATDFELLRACIAPSIERREFFLRKATGWALREYAKTNPDEVVAYIMDNAHRLSTLSKREALRILLKTGDIAAVP
- a CDS encoding serine hydrolase, with translation MSYFWGSKQQYANTYASKVKRALGSNIAKQIKVVRNAKGQYGVIYDRDGNYETAHRVAMNHAKLLRQAGVTKAKGYDAAYPIPDQRYPSGPSKQPSSKQKPTPQRPSQQRPTPLQFDITVDSNLEADIDLYIKGLRFRGVLGSTDRTSFVVYDVTKQKKVVSINEDQTMMAASLIKNFIMLAYFHEVKHKRLEHTAKNRQQLRQMIQRSANTSTNHFIRLLGGPRGVQRILKWNYPYFNQTRIVEYIPAGGRTYRNMTSARDLNKFYNQLWLGNLPYSNKMKYYLGLPNGDRMHDKTCIPSNVRVYHKTGTVYGLVADSGILAIIGPQGKQRAYIFTGIIEDQTKTSNRNRSEAFWSWVRRRSDTLRRVSEAVYEYIYEVHYGGSFDCRAHAGQHLKR